In a single window of the Nicotiana tomentosiformis chromosome 8, ASM39032v3, whole genome shotgun sequence genome:
- the LOC138897148 gene encoding uncharacterized protein: MEFIRLAKHAPYMVKTEKAKTPRFVGSLAYHIKDTTSTAAVGMTAFSSIVGFAKHLEKDRKQRREEKEHNKKARTTGRFNGTSSGGGRGSSNKESLAPPQSSHQLGARCKLGFHGCYHCRDISHIKANCPKLRRNFSGGSTCPSSSLATTVAPCQAHGTHNQTGHGADRGAERVTQGGGQPHLLATLDRQSAEASAEVIIGILPVCSHNAYSIIDLGSTFSYMTPYFAINLGLEPGKLSEPFLVSTLVGESVRVTRVYRGCIVSVQGRSTEADLIELEMVDFDVIVGMDWLCSCYDILDCRAKLVRFKFPNEEVLEW, translated from the exons ATGGAATTCATAAGGTTGGCTAAGCATGCTCCTTACATGGTTAAGACAGAAAAAGCAAAGACTCCCAGGTTTGTTGGCAGTTTGGCTTACCACATTAAGGATACGACATCAACTGCAGCGGTAGGAATGACAGCTTTCTCCTCTATTGTGGGATTTGCCAAGCACTTAGAAAAAGACAGAAAACaaaggagagaagaaaaagagcatAACAAGAAAGCCCGGACAACGGGCAGGTTTAATGGTACATCCAGCGGAGGTGGAAGGGGTTCCTCTAATAAGGAGTCATTAGCACCACCTCAGTCCAGTCACCAGTTAGGTG CTCGGTGCAAGCTCGGGTTTCATGGTTGCTATCATTGTAGAGACATTAGTCATATAAAGGCCAACTGCCCAAAGTTGCGACGTAATTTCAGTGGGGGATCAACTTGTCCTTCTAGTTCTTTAGCTACTACAGTTGCACCATGTCAGGCTCATGGTACTCATAATCAGACCGGGCATGGGGCAGACAGAGGTGCAGAACGAGTTACTCAGGGAGGCGGACAACCCCATTTGTTGGCTACACTTGATCGTCAGAGTGCAGAGGCATCTGCAGAAGTTATTATAGGTATACTTCCAGTCTGCTCACATAATGCTTATTCTATAATTGATCTAGGTTCAACGTTTTCGTACATGACTCCATACTTTGCAATTAACCTCGGGCTAGAACCTGGGAAACTTAGTGAGCCATTCCTAGTATCTACTCTAGTTGGCGAGTCAGTGAGAGTCACAAGAGTCTATAGAGGTTGTATAGTTTCAGTCCAAGGTCGCAGCACCGAGGCCGATCTCATAGAGTTAgaaatggtggatttcgatgtgatcgtgggtatggattggttatgtTCCTGCTATGACATATTAGATTGTCGTGCCAAGTTAGTCAGGTTTAAATTTCCAAATGAAGAAGTCTTAGAGTGGTAG